One genomic region from Streptomyces sp. NBC_00457 encodes:
- a CDS encoding SDR family oxidoreductase translates to MTSQLPELSGKVALVTGASRGIGYGVAEALVARGDRVCITGRNEDALKEAVEALGADRVIGVAGKAHDVAHQAAAVERTMEAFGRVDFLVNNAGTNPVFGPIADLDLDVARKVFETNVISALGFAQKTWHAWQKDNGGAIVNIASVAGLAPSPFIAAYGVSKAALINLTQQLAHEFAPKVRVNAIAPAVVKTKFAKALYDGREEEAAASYPLARLGVPSDIGGAAEFLTSTQSDWITGQTLVIDGGIFLNAGVG, encoded by the coding sequence ATGACTTCACAGCTCCCCGAGCTTTCGGGCAAGGTCGCGCTCGTCACGGGCGCCAGCCGCGGCATCGGCTACGGCGTCGCCGAGGCGCTCGTCGCGCGCGGTGACCGCGTGTGCATCACCGGCCGCAACGAGGACGCCCTCAAGGAGGCCGTCGAGGCGCTCGGCGCCGACCGCGTCATCGGCGTCGCCGGCAAGGCGCACGACGTGGCCCACCAGGCCGCCGCCGTCGAGCGCACCATGGAGGCCTTCGGCCGGGTCGACTTCCTGGTCAACAACGCCGGTACCAACCCGGTGTTCGGGCCGATCGCCGACCTCGACCTGGATGTGGCCCGCAAGGTCTTCGAGACCAACGTGATCTCGGCGCTCGGCTTCGCGCAGAAGACCTGGCACGCCTGGCAGAAGGACAACGGCGGCGCGATCGTCAACATCGCCTCCGTCGCGGGCCTCGCGCCCTCGCCGTTCATCGCCGCCTACGGCGTCAGCAAGGCCGCGCTGATCAACCTGACCCAGCAGCTCGCCCACGAGTTCGCGCCCAAGGTGCGGGTCAACGCGATCGCCCCGGCCGTCGTGAAGACCAAGTTCGCGAAGGCGCTGTACGACGGCCGCGAGGAGGAGGCCGCCGCGTCCTACCCGCTGGCCAGGCTCGGCGTGCCCTCCGACATCGGCGGCGCCGCCGAGTTCCTCACCTCGACGCAGTCCGACTGGATCACCGGCCAGACCCTCGTCATCGACGGCGGCATCTTCCTCAACGCCGGGGTCGGCTGA
- a CDS encoding ABC transporter substrate-binding protein, producing the protein MFNRNRISPPLAVIASISMVTGCGVFSSDASDDADPIIVGTTSAPSTLDPAAAWDSSWELMRNVYQPLLGYSPGSTKPEPDAAESCEFTDSSSTVYTCTLREGLKFSNGHALDAEAVKHSFDRIKEINVNGGPAGLLTTLDRVQVKGDREVVFHLGQPDATFPLVLTTPAMSIVDPEEYPADKLREDGNITGSGPYKLASYEDGEKAELARNEDYKGLAEIKNSAVTIRYFQQSDELVTALKSNDISVIYRGLGASDIVDIQVNRDKDGLQIMENPTTEISYLVFNPKDSWAKNPAVRKAVAQIIDRKALAHNIYKDTVEPLYSMIPRGLVGHGTGFFDDYGNPSAAKAKAILTEAGVTETVPLTLWYTTDRYGSQTKPAFEELKRQLEASGLFAVTLKSRPWKTYSEGYQKGEYPVFGRGWNPDFNDPDNFIAPFVGEQNALGTPYSSPEITTKLLPRSREESDRGAVAEEFEEAQQILVDDARLIPLWQGKAYTAANEEIAGLEKVIDPATMMMMWELYRKTSW; encoded by the coding sequence GTGTTCAATCGGAACCGAATCTCGCCGCCACTCGCGGTGATCGCGTCCATATCCATGGTGACCGGGTGTGGTGTGTTCTCCTCGGACGCCTCTGACGACGCGGACCCGATCATCGTGGGGACAACCAGCGCGCCGAGCACCCTGGACCCGGCCGCGGCCTGGGACAGCTCCTGGGAGCTGATGCGTAACGTCTACCAACCCCTTCTGGGCTACTCGCCCGGTTCGACCAAGCCCGAACCCGACGCCGCCGAGAGCTGCGAGTTCACGGACAGCTCCAGCACCGTGTACACGTGCACTTTGCGCGAGGGTCTGAAGTTCTCCAACGGGCACGCGCTGGACGCCGAGGCCGTCAAGCACTCGTTCGACCGGATCAAGGAGATCAACGTCAACGGTGGCCCCGCGGGCCTGCTGACCACCCTCGACCGGGTGCAGGTGAAGGGCGACCGCGAGGTCGTCTTCCACCTCGGCCAGCCCGACGCGACCTTCCCCCTGGTGCTCACCACGCCCGCCATGTCGATCGTGGACCCCGAGGAGTACCCCGCGGACAAGCTCCGCGAGGACGGGAACATCACCGGCTCGGGGCCGTACAAACTCGCCTCCTACGAAGACGGCGAGAAGGCCGAGCTGGCCCGCAACGAGGACTACAAGGGCCTGGCGGAGATCAAGAACTCCGCCGTCACCATCCGGTACTTCCAGCAGTCGGACGAGCTGGTCACGGCGCTGAAGAGCAACGACATCTCGGTCATCTACCGTGGTCTCGGCGCCTCGGACATCGTGGACATCCAGGTCAACCGCGACAAGGACGGGCTCCAGATCATGGAGAACCCCACCACCGAGATCAGCTATCTGGTGTTCAACCCCAAGGACAGCTGGGCCAAGAACCCCGCGGTCCGCAAGGCGGTCGCCCAGATCATCGACCGCAAGGCGCTCGCCCACAACATCTACAAGGACACCGTCGAGCCGCTGTACTCCATGATCCCCAGGGGTCTGGTGGGCCACGGGACGGGCTTCTTCGACGACTACGGCAACCCCAGCGCGGCCAAGGCGAAGGCCATCCTCACCGAGGCGGGCGTCACCGAAACGGTTCCTCTCACGCTCTGGTACACCACCGACCGTTACGGCTCCCAGACCAAGCCGGCCTTCGAGGAGCTGAAGCGACAGCTCGAGGCGTCCGGCCTGTTCGCGGTCACCCTGAAGAGCCGCCCCTGGAAGACCTACTCGGAGGGCTACCAGAAGGGCGAGTACCCGGTCTTCGGGCGTGGCTGGAACCCCGACTTCAACGACCCCGACAACTTCATCGCGCCCTTCGTGGGCGAGCAGAACGCGCTCGGCACTCCGTACAGCTCCCCCGAGATCACCACCAAGCTGCTGCCGCGGTCGCGCGAGGAGAGCGACCGCGGGGCCGTCGCCGAGGAGTTCGAGGAGGCCCAGCAGATCCTCGTGGACGACGCGCGGCTGATCCCGCTGTGGCAGGGCAAGGCGTACACGGCCGCGAACGAGGAGATCGCCGGTCTGGAGAAGGTCATCGACCCGGCGACGATGATGATGATGTGGGAGCTGTACCGGAAGACCAGCTGGTAG
- the ung gene encoding uracil-DNA glycosylase: protein MTDISMLPESWRGVLGDELQQPYFKELTEFVEEERAKGPVYPPREEVFAALAATPYDKVKVLILGQDPYHGEGQGHGLCFSVRPGVRTPPSLRNIYKEMQAELGTPVPDNGYLMPWAEQGVLLLNAVLTVRAGEANSHKGKGWEKFTDAVIRAVADRPDPAVFVLWGNYAQKKLPLIDEQRHVVVKGAHPSPLSAKKFFGSRPFTQIDEAVARQGHEPIDWRIPNLG from the coding sequence GTGACCGACATCTCCATGCTGCCCGAGTCCTGGCGCGGGGTTCTGGGCGACGAACTGCAGCAGCCCTACTTCAAGGAGCTGACGGAGTTCGTGGAGGAGGAGCGCGCGAAGGGTCCTGTCTACCCTCCGCGGGAGGAGGTCTTCGCCGCGCTGGCGGCGACGCCGTACGACAAGGTGAAGGTCCTGATCCTCGGCCAGGACCCGTACCACGGGGAGGGCCAGGGGCACGGCCTGTGCTTCTCGGTCCGCCCGGGAGTCAGGACCCCGCCCTCCCTCCGCAACATCTACAAGGAGATGCAGGCCGAGCTGGGCACGCCCGTCCCGGACAACGGCTATCTCATGCCGTGGGCCGAGCAGGGCGTGCTCCTGCTCAACGCGGTGCTCACGGTCCGCGCGGGCGAGGCCAACTCGCACAAGGGCAAGGGCTGGGAGAAGTTCACCGACGCGGTGATCCGCGCCGTTGCCGACCGTCCCGACCCGGCGGTCTTCGTCCTGTGGGGGAACTACGCCCAGAAGAAGCTCCCGCTGATCGACGAACAGCGCCATGTGGTGGTGAAGGGCGCCCATCCCTCGCCGCTGTCGGCGAAGAAGTTCTTCGGCTCGCGTCCCTTCACCCAGATCGACGAGGCCGTCGCCCGGCAGGGCCACGAGCCGATCGACTGGCGCATCCCGAACCTCGGCTGA
- a CDS encoding DinB family protein, with product MTIERREPANTADERTMLEGWLDYHRETLAWKCEGLTDAQLRSTSVEPSTLSLMGLVRHMAEVERGWFRKVLMDEDAGPIYYSDEDPDGDFHVNEEDSWEEAHATWRAEIDIARRNAAGFDLDDLSKGRSRRSGEQFNLRWLYTHMIEEYARHNGHADLIRERIDGGTGD from the coding sequence ATGACCATCGAGCGCCGTGAACCCGCCAACACCGCCGACGAACGCACCATGCTGGAGGGCTGGCTGGACTACCACCGCGAGACCCTCGCATGGAAATGCGAAGGCCTGACCGACGCCCAGCTCAGGAGCACCTCCGTGGAGCCGTCCACGCTTTCCCTGATGGGGCTGGTGCGGCATATGGCGGAGGTGGAGCGCGGCTGGTTCCGCAAGGTGCTCATGGACGAGGACGCGGGGCCCATCTACTACTCCGACGAGGATCCGGACGGCGACTTCCACGTCAACGAGGAGGACAGCTGGGAGGAGGCGCACGCCACGTGGCGGGCCGAGATCGACATCGCCCGGCGCAACGCGGCCGGCTTCGACCTGGACGACCTCTCCAAAGGCAGGAGCCGACGCTCCGGCGAGCAGTTCAACCTCCGCTGGCTCTACACCCACATGATCGAGGAGTACGCCCGCCACAACGGCCACGCCGACCTGATCCGCGAGCGCATCGACGGCGGCACCGGCGACTGA
- a CDS encoding TetR/AcrR family transcriptional regulator, with the protein MSERTESPSRTDLVADTALALLAERGMRGLTHRAVDEASGLPQGSTSNLARTRQALLELAVRRLAERESRVLALDEMPDPRGGRDSVVDGLALATHRALTHHRDLTLARYELALEATRRPELRAYFDATGARFRDQLTALATAMGSTAPARHALSLIAWADGLMFSCVAGSFSAEVPSVDEVRAGLRELLDGMLGGAS; encoded by the coding sequence ATGTCCGAACGCACCGAGAGCCCCTCCCGCACCGACCTCGTCGCCGACACGGCGCTCGCCCTGCTCGCCGAGCGCGGGATGCGCGGGCTCACCCACCGGGCGGTCGACGAGGCGTCAGGGCTCCCCCAGGGCTCGACGTCAAATCTGGCGCGCACCCGGCAGGCACTGCTGGAGCTGGCCGTGCGCCGCCTCGCCGAGCGCGAGTCACGCGTCCTGGCGCTGGACGAGATGCCGGACCCGCGAGGTGGCCGCGACTCGGTGGTGGACGGCCTGGCGCTGGCCACGCACCGCGCCCTGACCCACCACCGCGACCTGACGCTGGCCCGCTACGAGCTGGCCCTGGAAGCGACGCGCCGTCCCGAGCTGCGCGCCTACTTCGACGCCACCGGCGCGCGGTTCCGTGACCAGCTCACCGCCCTGGCCACGGCGATGGGCTCGACTGCCCCGGCGCGGCACGCGCTGTCGCTGATCGCCTGGGCGGACGGGCTGATGTTCTCGTGCGTGGCGGGGTCCTTCAGCGCGGAGGTGCCGAGCGTCGATGAAGTACGGGCGGGGTTGCGGGAGTTGCTCGACGGGATGCTCGGCGGGGCATCGTAA
- a CDS encoding FAD-dependent monooxygenase: protein MAQTSQVVVIGGGIGGLTAAAALHQRGLQVTVLERARTLDPVGAAISLAPNALRALDVIGLGDEIRDLAAWQGDGGLRTPGGRWLSRANAEAVAARFGDPLVLLHRATLINSLAAQLPPDAVRPAAAATLADPGDADRPARVRTPEGEWDADLVVAADGIHSGVRRTLFPQHPGPVYSGFTTWRVVIPVPGAEPASHETWGRGRIWGTQPLKDGRVYAYAAALAPAGERAPDDEKAELVRLFGDWHDPIPAVLAAARPEDVLRHDVHHIAHPLPAFHRGRVALLGDAAHAMPPTLGQGGNQAIEDAIVLAHHWDDLAAYSAARLPRTTAVARQAVRVARLNLTNSRAAMAVRNTLIAALSKAGPALILRSFDGVDWRPPQPPYASGKDPGRQRSEEHAP, encoded by the coding sequence ATGGCACAGACATCGCAGGTTGTCGTGATCGGCGGCGGAATCGGCGGCCTGACCGCGGCGGCGGCCCTGCACCAGCGCGGCCTGCAGGTCACCGTGCTGGAGCGGGCCCGCACGCTCGACCCGGTCGGCGCGGCCATCTCCCTGGCCCCCAACGCCCTGCGCGCCCTGGACGTCATCGGCCTCGGCGACGAGATCCGCGACCTCGCCGCCTGGCAGGGCGACGGAGGCCTGCGCACCCCCGGCGGGCGGTGGCTCTCCCGTGCCAACGCCGAGGCCGTCGCCGCCCGCTTCGGCGACCCCCTCGTCCTCCTCCACCGCGCCACCCTCATCAACAGCCTCGCCGCACAGCTCCCGCCGGACGCCGTCCGCCCGGCAGCCGCCGCGACCCTCGCCGACCCCGGCGACGCCGACCGCCCGGCACGGGTGCGCACGCCCGAGGGCGAGTGGGATGCCGACCTGGTCGTGGCCGCCGACGGCATCCACTCCGGCGTACGGAGGACCCTGTTCCCCCAGCACCCCGGACCCGTCTACTCCGGCTTCACCACCTGGCGCGTCGTGATCCCCGTGCCGGGCGCCGAGCCCGCCTCGCACGAGACCTGGGGCAGGGGCCGTATCTGGGGCACACAGCCGCTCAAGGACGGCCGGGTCTACGCGTACGCCGCCGCCCTGGCCCCGGCGGGGGAGCGGGCGCCAGACGACGAGAAGGCCGAGCTGGTCCGCCTGTTCGGCGACTGGCACGACCCGATCCCCGCCGTCCTCGCCGCGGCCCGCCCCGAGGACGTCCTGCGTCACGACGTCCACCACATCGCCCACCCGCTGCCCGCCTTCCACCGCGGCCGGGTCGCCCTCCTCGGCGACGCCGCCCATGCCATGCCCCCGACGCTCGGCCAGGGCGGCAACCAGGCGATCGAGGACGCGATCGTGCTCGCGCACCACTGGGACGACCTCGCTGCCTATTCGGCGGCGCGGCTGCCTCGTACGACCGCTGTCGCCCGCCAGGCCGTGCGGGTCGCGCGCCTGAACCTGACGAACAGCCGGGCCGCCATGGCTGTACGCAACACCCTGATCGCCGCGCTGTCGAAGGCCGGACCGGCGCTGATCCTGCGGAGCTTCGACGGGGTCGACTGGCGGCCACCGCAGCCGCCGTATGCTTCCGGGAAAGACCCAGGCAGGCAACGGTCAGAGGAGCACGCCCCGTGA
- a CDS encoding Gfo/Idh/MocA family protein: protein MKVGCIGLGDIAEKAYLPVLATQPDIELHLQTRTPATLDRVADTLHLPGTRRHRDLDALLAQDLDAAFVHAPTVVHPDIVARLLEADVPTYVDKPLAYELADSERLVALAEQRGVSLAVGFNRRYAPGYVQCADHPRELILMQKNRIGLPEEPRAMVLDDFIHVVDTLRFLVPGPVDDVTVRARTEGGLLHHVVLQLAGDGFTALGVMNRLSGSAEEILEVSGQDTKRQVVNLAEVIDHKGQPTVRRRGDWVPVSRQRGIEQAAGAFLDAVRAGKVLSARDALATHELCERVVQAVEERAA, encoded by the coding sequence GTGAAGGTCGGCTGCATCGGACTCGGTGACATCGCGGAGAAGGCGTACCTGCCGGTGCTGGCGACGCAGCCGGACATCGAACTGCACCTCCAGACCCGCACACCCGCGACGCTCGACCGCGTCGCCGACACGCTCCACCTCCCCGGCACCCGGCGCCACCGGGACCTCGACGCGCTCCTCGCCCAGGACCTCGACGCCGCGTTCGTGCACGCGCCCACCGTCGTGCACCCCGACATCGTGGCCCGGCTGCTGGAGGCGGACGTTCCGACGTACGTCGACAAGCCGCTGGCGTACGAACTCGCCGACTCCGAGCGGCTGGTGGCGCTCGCGGAGCAGCGGGGCGTTTCGCTGGCCGTCGGGTTCAACCGGCGGTACGCGCCCGGGTATGTGCAGTGCGCCGATCATCCGCGCGAGCTGATCCTGATGCAGAAGAACCGGATCGGGCTGCCGGAGGAGCCGCGCGCGATGGTCCTCGACGACTTCATCCATGTCGTGGACACACTCCGCTTCCTGGTGCCGGGCCCGGTCGACGACGTGACCGTGCGCGCCCGCACCGAGGGCGGCCTGCTGCACCACGTCGTGCTCCAGCTCGCCGGGGACGGCTTCACCGCGCTCGGTGTGATGAACCGGCTCAGCGGCTCGGCCGAGGAGATTCTGGAGGTGTCCGGGCAGGACACCAAGCGTCAGGTGGTCAATCTCGCCGAGGTGATCGACCACAAGGGGCAGCCGACGGTGCGGCGGCGCGGGGACTGGGTGCCGGTGTCCCGGCAGCGCGGCATCGAGCAGGCCGCGGGTGCCTTCCTCGACGCGGTGCGGGCGGGCAAGGTGCTCAGTGCCCGTGACGCGCTGGCCACCCACGAACTGTGCGAGCGGGTTGTACAGGCGGTCGAGGAGCGTGCCGCCTGA
- the lnt gene encoding apolipoprotein N-acyltransferase — MKSFGQWLTSPWRRSALAALAGALPVLAFPAPSLWWFAYVALVPGIALIRSAPTGKRALYDGWSGGFGFMVAMHHWLLPNLHVFIFVLAALLGALWAPWGWLVRHFLAGVPSAGRIAAALAVLPAGWLMVELVRSWQGLGGPWGMIGSSQWQVEPALRLASVGGVWLLSFLVVAVNVAVAVLVAIRASRVPAVIGLVATATATSAVWMWSPRPDTDGRMRIAVVQPGVVPGPDNRFTREEQLTRELAGQDLDLIVWGESSVGYDLVRRPDLGRRIAALSRETGTDILVNVDARRSDRPGIYKSSVLIGPNGYTGTRYDKMRLVPFGEYIPFRSVLGWATSVGEAAGEDRRRGTGQVVMDVGQGLRVGPMVCFESAFPDMSRHLADDGADVLIAQSATSTFQQSWAPEQHASLAALRAAETGRPMVHATLTGVSAVHGPDGERVGQWLGTSESASQVYDVPLSHGVTPYVRFGDWVVRAALLIMAAWCAVEGLRTLRFRRHAPRPPVQPARTVRGWPARHGH; from the coding sequence ATGAAGTCGTTCGGGCAGTGGCTCACCTCCCCATGGCGCCGGTCCGCGCTCGCTGCCCTGGCCGGCGCCCTGCCCGTGCTCGCGTTCCCCGCGCCGTCGCTGTGGTGGTTCGCCTACGTCGCCCTGGTCCCCGGGATCGCGCTGATCCGCTCCGCGCCGACCGGGAAACGGGCGCTGTACGACGGCTGGAGCGGCGGCTTCGGGTTCATGGTGGCGATGCACCACTGGCTGCTGCCGAACCTGCACGTCTTCATCTTCGTGCTCGCGGCGCTGCTCGGCGCCCTCTGGGCCCCCTGGGGGTGGCTGGTACGGCATTTCCTGGCCGGGGTGCCGTCCGCGGGCCGTATCGCCGCCGCGCTCGCCGTGCTGCCGGCCGGCTGGCTGATGGTGGAGCTGGTGCGGTCCTGGCAGGGGCTGGGCGGGCCGTGGGGCATGATCGGCTCCAGCCAGTGGCAGGTGGAACCGGCGCTGCGGCTCGCCTCGGTGGGCGGCGTGTGGCTGCTGAGCTTCCTGGTGGTCGCCGTGAACGTCGCGGTCGCCGTGCTCGTGGCGATACGCGCGTCCCGCGTGCCCGCTGTCATCGGGCTCGTCGCGACCGCGACCGCCACCTCCGCGGTCTGGATGTGGTCACCGCGCCCCGACACGGACGGCCGGATGCGGATCGCCGTCGTCCAGCCGGGCGTCGTCCCCGGCCCCGACAACCGCTTCACCCGCGAGGAGCAGCTCACCCGCGAACTGGCCGGGCAGGACCTCGACCTGATCGTCTGGGGCGAGAGCAGCGTCGGCTACGACCTGGTCAGGCGGCCCGACCTCGGGCGGCGGATCGCCGCGCTGTCCCGTGAGACGGGGACGGACATCCTCGTCAACGTGGACGCCCGGCGCTCCGACCGGCCCGGCATCTACAAGAGCTCGGTGCTCATCGGCCCGAACGGCTACACCGGCACCCGCTACGACAAGATGCGGCTTGTCCCCTTCGGCGAATACATCCCGTTCCGCTCGGTCCTCGGCTGGGCGACCTCCGTCGGCGAGGCGGCGGGCGAGGACCGCAGGCGCGGCACCGGGCAGGTCGTCATGGATGTCGGCCAGGGGCTGCGGGTCGGGCCGATGGTGTGCTTCGAGTCCGCGTTTCCCGACATGAGCCGCCATCTCGCCGACGACGGCGCCGACGTACTGATCGCGCAGTCGGCGACCTCGACGTTCCAGCAGAGCTGGGCCCCCGAGCAGCATGCCTCGCTCGCCGCGCTGCGTGCCGCCGAGACCGGCCGCCCGATGGTGCACGCCACACTGACCGGCGTCTCCGCGGTCCACGGGCCCGACGGAGAGCGCGTGGGCCAGTGGCTCGGCACGAGCGAGAGCGCCTCGCAGGTCTACGACGTGCCGCTGTCCCACGGCGTCACGCCGTACGTCCGCTTCGGCGACTGGGTGGTACGGGCCGCGCTGCTGATCATGGCCGCGTGGTGCGCCGTCGAGGGACTACGGACGCTGCGGTTCAGGCGGCACGCTCCTCGACCGCCTGTACAACCCGCTCGCACAGTTCGTGGGTGGCCAGCGCGTCACGGGCACTGA
- a CDS encoding nuclear transport factor 2 family protein — translation MTQRVELATVMDRLAVDEVITDYAVAVDDGDWEAYRELFTADGRADYRSAGGIEGDSGKIAEWLAESMRLFPMRQHLIVNRRVRFGTLEQDAGDTARVQADYVNPMRFAGDDGGSAAPDFLCGGRYAFSLTRTYDGWRLREVVVREKWRRMPTGGPGPDRADATDGRRP, via the coding sequence ATGACGCAGCGTGTGGAGCTTGCCACCGTGATGGACCGGCTGGCGGTCGACGAAGTGATCACCGACTATGCGGTGGCCGTGGACGACGGCGACTGGGAGGCGTACCGGGAGTTGTTCACGGCGGACGGGCGGGCGGACTACCGCTCGGCCGGCGGGATCGAGGGAGATTCCGGGAAGATCGCGGAGTGGCTCGCCGAGAGTATGCGGCTGTTCCCGATGCGGCAGCATCTGATCGTCAACCGCCGGGTGCGGTTCGGGACCCTGGAGCAGGACGCCGGCGACACCGCCCGGGTGCAGGCCGACTATGTGAATCCGATGCGGTTCGCCGGTGACGACGGTGGATCGGCGGCTCCGGACTTCCTGTGCGGCGGCCGGTACGCCTTCTCCTTGACGCGCACGTACGACGGCTGGCGGCTGCGCGAGGTCGTGGTGCGGGAGAAGTGGCGCCGCATGCCGACCGGCGGCCCAGGCCCTGATCGGGCCGACGCGACCGACGGCCGACGCCCCTGA
- a CDS encoding SDR family NAD(P)-dependent oxidoreductase, producing the protein MSRPVTVVTGGSRGIGAATCLRLAEEGHDVVVGYVRDAEAAEAVADGVRKAGGRSVPVRVDTSVEADVARLFEVAEERLGPVTGLVNNAAVTGLLGRLADTDPAVLRRVVDVNLLGALLCSRRAAQLMTARGSGVIVNVSSAAATLGSPGEYVHYAATKAAVDALTLGLAKELGPDGIRVNAVAPGVIDTEIHAAMGDPDRARRAAARIPLRRPGQAEEIAAAVAWLMSPDASYATGAVLRVSGGM; encoded by the coding sequence ATGAGCCGTCCCGTCACCGTGGTCACCGGCGGCAGCCGGGGCATCGGCGCCGCGACCTGTCTGCGGCTCGCGGAGGAGGGGCACGACGTCGTGGTGGGGTACGTCCGGGACGCCGAGGCCGCCGAGGCGGTGGCCGACGGAGTGCGGAAGGCCGGCGGGCGGTCGGTGCCGGTGCGGGTGGACACATCGGTCGAGGCGGATGTGGCGCGGCTCTTCGAGGTGGCCGAGGAGCGACTCGGGCCGGTGACGGGGCTGGTGAACAACGCCGCGGTGACCGGCCTGCTGGGGCGGCTCGCGGACACTGACCCCGCGGTCCTGCGGCGGGTCGTCGACGTCAACCTGCTGGGCGCGCTGCTGTGTTCGCGCCGGGCGGCACAGCTGATGACGGCCCGGGGGAGCGGCGTGATCGTGAACGTCTCGTCGGCCGCCGCGACCCTCGGCAGCCCCGGCGAGTATGTGCACTACGCGGCGACCAAGGCGGCCGTGGACGCGCTGACCCTGGGCCTGGCCAAGGAACTCGGCCCTGACGGCATCCGTGTCAACGCCGTGGCCCCCGGCGTGATCGACACGGAGATACACGCGGCCATGGGCGACCCGGATCGCGCCCGGCGCGCGGCTGCCAGGATCCCGCTGCGCCGTCCGGGACAGGCCGAGGAGATCGCGGCGGCGGTGGCGTGGCTGATGTCACCGGACGCGTCCTACGCGACGGGAGCGGTGCTGCGGGTCTCGGGCGGAATGTGA
- a CDS encoding undecaprenyl-diphosphate phosphatase, with amino-acid sequence MSWFESLILGLVQGLTEFLPVSSSAHLRLTAAFSGWEDPGAAFTAITQIGTETAVLIYFRKDIGRIIAAWTKSLTDKAMRKDHDAQMGWLVIVGSIPIGVLGVTLKDQIEGPFRDLRITATMLIVIGVVIGVADRLAARDESGGRHRAAKERKQLADLNVKDGLIFGACQAAALIPGVSRSGATISGGLFMGYQREAAARYSFLLAIPAVLASGLFELKDAMETGHVSWGPTAFATVIAFATGYAVIAWFMKFISTKSFMPFVWYRIALGIVIVILVTAGVLSPHAAESAG; translated from the coding sequence ATGTCTTGGTTTGAATCCCTCATCCTCGGACTCGTCCAGGGGCTGACCGAGTTTCTGCCCGTCTCCTCCAGCGCGCATCTGCGGCTGACGGCGGCCTTCTCGGGCTGGGAGGACCCGGGCGCGGCCTTCACCGCGATCACCCAGATCGGCACGGAGACCGCGGTGCTGATCTACTTCCGCAAGGACATCGGGCGGATCATCGCGGCCTGGACGAAATCGCTCACCGACAAGGCCATGCGCAAGGATCACGACGCGCAGATGGGCTGGCTGGTGATCGTCGGCTCGATCCCGATCGGCGTGCTCGGCGTGACGCTCAAGGACCAGATCGAGGGGCCGTTCCGCGATCTGCGGATCACGGCGACCATGCTGATCGTGATCGGCGTCGTCATCGGCGTCGCCGACCGGCTGGCGGCGCGCGACGAGAGCGGCGGCCGGCATCGCGCCGCCAAGGAGCGCAAGCAACTCGCGGATCTGAACGTGAAGGACGGCCTGATCTTCGGCGCCTGCCAGGCCGCGGCCCTCATCCCCGGGGTCTCCCGCTCCGGCGCGACGATCAGCGGCGGCCTCTTCATGGGCTACCAGCGCGAGGCCGCGGCCCGCTACTCGTTCCTCCTCGCCATCCCCGCCGTGCTCGCCTCGGGCCTCTTCGAGCTCAAGGACGCGATGGAGACCGGCCACGTCTCCTGGGGGCCGACGGCCTTCGCGACGGTGATCGCGTTCGCGACCGGATATGCCGTCATCGCCTGGTTCATGAAGTTCATCTCGACCAAGAGCTTCATGCCGTTCGTCTGGTACCGCATAGCGCTCGGCATCGTGATCGTCATACTCGTGACGGCGGGCGTCCTGAGCCCGCACGCGGCGGAGTCGGCGGGCTGA